Proteins encoded in a region of the Vicia villosa cultivar HV-30 ecotype Madison, WI linkage group LG5, Vvil1.0, whole genome shotgun sequence genome:
- the LOC131606418 gene encoding uncharacterized protein LOC131606418 isoform X2 has protein sequence MKLVWSPETALKSYIDTVKLKSCEKFKESGVAELLSSMAAGWNAKFIVECYSYGGPIAASIGLAVAARNTGARHVCIVPDENTRLHYTKALAEMGVSPPPEIVRGEAETVIKSLDGLDFLVVDCRLRDFARVLKVAKVSTRGAVLACKNAWQRSNLSWFKWNMVLERGTRVVRSVFLPVGMGLDIAYIGSRNGGGGGGGASSSGGSSKNAPSRWIKCIDQQSGEEHLYRESSF, from the exons ATGAAGCTTGTTTGGTCTCCAGAAACTGCCTTGAAATCATATATAGATACTGTGAAATTGAAATCC tgtgaaAAATTCAAGGAATCTGGGGTAGCTGAGCTTCTATCATCCATGGCAGCCGGATGGAACGCGAAATTCATCGTCGAATGTTACTCCTACGGCGGGCCTATAGCCGCGAGTATCGGCCTCGCCGTTGCCGCTCGCAACACGGGTGCAAGACATGTATGCATAGTCCCAGATGAAAATACAAGGTTACACTACACAAAAGCCCTAGCCGAGATGGGAGTATCGCCGCCACCGGAGATAGTCCGCGGTGAAGCGGAGACGGTGATCAAAAGCCTCGACGGGCTGGATTTTCTCGTGGTGGACTGTAGGCTTAGGGATTTTGCTAGGGTTCTTAAGGTTGCGAAGGTTAGTACACGAGGGGCAGTTTTGGCATGCAAAAATGCATGGCAAAGATCGAATTTGTCTTGGTTTAAATGGAACATGGTTCTTGAAAGAGGCACACGTGTGGTTAGATCGGTTTTTTTGCCGGTTGGGATGGGTTTGGATATTGCTTACATAGGAAGTAGaaatggtggtggtggtggtggtggtgcaTCTTCAAGTGGTGGTTCTTCAAAGAATGCTCCTAGCCGTTGGATCAAATGCATAGATCAACAATCAGGAGAAGAACATCTTTATAGAGAGAGTAGTTTTTAA
- the LOC131606418 gene encoding uncharacterized protein LOC131606418 isoform X1 has translation MKLVWSPETALKSYIDTVKLKSVSNFQPQPQCEKFKESGVAELLSSMAAGWNAKFIVECYSYGGPIAASIGLAVAARNTGARHVCIVPDENTRLHYTKALAEMGVSPPPEIVRGEAETVIKSLDGLDFLVVDCRLRDFARVLKVAKVSTRGAVLACKNAWQRSNLSWFKWNMVLERGTRVVRSVFLPVGMGLDIAYIGSRNGGGGGGGASSSGGSSKNAPSRWIKCIDQQSGEEHLYRESSF, from the exons ATGAAGCTTGTTTGGTCTCCAGAAACTGCCTTGAAATCATATATAGATACTGTGAAATTGAAATCCGTAAGTAACTTTCAACCTCAACCACAA tgtgaaAAATTCAAGGAATCTGGGGTAGCTGAGCTTCTATCATCCATGGCAGCCGGATGGAACGCGAAATTCATCGTCGAATGTTACTCCTACGGCGGGCCTATAGCCGCGAGTATCGGCCTCGCCGTTGCCGCTCGCAACACGGGTGCAAGACATGTATGCATAGTCCCAGATGAAAATACAAGGTTACACTACACAAAAGCCCTAGCCGAGATGGGAGTATCGCCGCCACCGGAGATAGTCCGCGGTGAAGCGGAGACGGTGATCAAAAGCCTCGACGGGCTGGATTTTCTCGTGGTGGACTGTAGGCTTAGGGATTTTGCTAGGGTTCTTAAGGTTGCGAAGGTTAGTACACGAGGGGCAGTTTTGGCATGCAAAAATGCATGGCAAAGATCGAATTTGTCTTGGTTTAAATGGAACATGGTTCTTGAAAGAGGCACACGTGTGGTTAGATCGGTTTTTTTGCCGGTTGGGATGGGTTTGGATATTGCTTACATAGGAAGTAGaaatggtggtggtggtggtggtggtgcaTCTTCAAGTGGTGGTTCTTCAAAGAATGCTCCTAGCCGTTGGATCAAATGCATAGATCAACAATCAGGAGAAGAACATCTTTATAGAGAGAGTAGTTTTTAA